In the genome of Synchiropus splendidus isolate RoL2022-P1 chromosome 2, RoL_Sspl_1.0, whole genome shotgun sequence, the window CATATCTTTTGACTGTGTCATTGCACTTTTTTGTCCATTACCTCAGAAGGtgtctgatcatgtgacccatGATTCCTCAGTCATTACTCCTCACTCTTGTTCATCTGTGTGTGACGAGCTGCTTCGGAGGTTTGGTACACTTCCATCTTGGAACTCGACCTCTCATTTGTTTTGGCTACCTTAAATAAACGTAACATTTTACTTGAAATATCTGCCAGCAAGGCCTTCGTAGTTGTGGTATCAGCACGATACGTTCAGTGTGAAGCTCATACACAGCCGCAGTGTTTCTTCCACGTCCTCACTGACATTTTGTGTCTTGAAGGGCGTCTGGAAGCCACGCAGGATCGATAACCCAGACTTCTTTGAAGATCTGCAGCCGTTCAAGTTGAAGCCTTTTAAGGCCGTCGGTTTGGAGCTGTGGTCCATGACCTCAGATATTTACTTTGACAACTTCATCATCACTTCTCACAAGGAGGTTGCTGACCGCTGGGCCTCAGACAGCTGGGGTCTGAAGAAGCTGGTGGCCAGTGCCAATGAGGTGAGTGTTGACCTGGTGAGAGCACACACTTCAACACCCATAGGTTTCACTAATGCTGTTGCCTGATGTGATCACCAGCCTGGCGTCATTACTCAGATGATGTTGGCTGCAGAGGAGCGGCCTTGGCTCTGGGTGGTCTACATCCTGACAGTGGGTCTGCCTATTGGGCTCATCGTGCTCTTTTGCTGGCCTAAGGTACTGTGTCAGAGCTTTGTGTGTACAGCACACACcaatgatgttgttttgttgttctatCCTGTGGACCAGTGACAGAAGTCTGTCAAAGAATGTGCTTGGTTATATTGTTTGCCTGTATACCCCTTACTAGACGCTTCCTGTCATGAAAATAACTCCTCTGTCTTTGGTGTCCCAGAAACCTGATGACTATGTGTACAAGAAGGTGGATCTACCAAAGGTGGAtgtagaggaggaggaagaggtggaggaggctgctgatgaggctgaaaaagtggcagatgctgctgaagaacctGCTGcaggtaagaagaaagtgccacacTGAGAAGAAACAATTGAAGATATTTATCATCAAACCCAAAATGTATATTTGTACTAGTATGTGGACATATAGGCATGTGTATTCATGTGTGCTCAGCTTCTACGTTATTTACAAAAGTTGTGCCTGTGGTTGTATTTGACTTGTGTTCTGTCTAAAGCAGCTAAAAATGGCGATGATGCGGAAGCTGAAAatttggaagaagaagaggaagaggaagaagaagaggatgaggaggaggtggaagaggatgatggagatgaggaGAGCCAAACTCCTGAAAGCAGATTAGAAGATGAGGTTTGTGGAGTTTACCCAATTCCTTGAGGTTGAAGCCTCCAGTTACCCCAACATTCAACAGCTgcgtttttgttcatgtcaGCTTTAAATTATATCGGGGTCTGGTTGTGCTCTATTTTAGTGAGTCCAGGTCAGGTGTGTCGTGTCAGCACTGCCAGACCTGAACACTCAACATTGAAGGCAGTAACTTTGTTATTCTCCAATCTgcaggtgaagaaggaggaagaatCTGATGAGAGTCAAAAACAAGCAGTGCGGAAGAGGAGGGTACGGAGGGACTGAGAGCTCCATGCCAATTGTCTCCTTCCTTTGTGGAGCAGGGAGTAGGCGATAGGGTGCTCTGTGCTGCTCCCCTGTCAGAGGGAACAGCATGCGTTCCTGATTAACCTGTGATATCCACGGCTGCGCCATCATCTATTGCGCTCCCCTCCCTACTACATTGTCACACTCCAACAACCTTCCTTCCCAATTTTGTCTCTCCTGATCTGACGTGTCTTCACGCTTGTTCTCCCTTTCAACGGTGCTCCCACCGTTCCGCTGTAGCTTCATATATTTAGAGGATTGAGCTACAGACCACTGTCATCTGGCAACAGCAGTCTGCACAAACGTTATCTATCAACGTCTCCATCCGTCGTCAACATGGACCCTCGTCTCTGCTCACCATGGTAGAGGAtgttatttgaaatatttgttcaGAAAGCTCAGACTGCAGAGGTGAGATAATTCTACAGCATCAGATCATCTGAGGTAAAGTCTCCTCATTTTAGGTTTAAAATAGTCTAACTCAGTGTAGACTCACTTAGTCGTCAACTGCATCGCTATTTCTTACCAAGTTATAGTAATTTAAGGATTGAGTAGCtgtaatattcatatttattggaGTTCTTTAAATAGTTTGATGCCAGCTTGAATGAAtgatgtttgaggtgtttttctgaagtaCTTTGTGCTTTCTGAGCCAGGAGCTGTAGAAACTTGAGTCTTTAATCTGTCTGCCTGCAGCTATGACATTCCCCAACTTCCAGAGTCCTGCTGAAGTGGATGCCATTTTAATTTTCTAACAATGTTGTGAGCTTTTATAGTTCTCGCCGTTCACTGGCTGACGTTACTGTTCGTTTGCAAACTATATGATGATCAaagtaaaatgatttaatataaACTCCCCAGTGTGTTCATTTGTCCTCCATTATACTGACACCAGTCAACACTGCAAGGTTTTTATTGGGACCATTTTAAATGGAGATGCAGGGGTTGTGAGGAGCACATGTGGAGGCGGGTTATATAATCCGCACGACAGagtcatgacatcacatgaaCTTACATTTATTACAGAATTTACAATTTGTAATGCATCACATGAGGAAGGAAACAATAGTTGTGAGAGGGTGCAGCAGCCTCACCCGGAGGAAAATCCATTCTGCAGCAAACAAGACCAGATCAATAACACTCTAACCCTCTGCACTTAAGTGGAtgctctcctccagcttctctcaCCCGTTACGACCAAGAAAGCATCAGCACCAATCAAAAGTAGAATACCATCAGTGTTATCGCGTGTATACTCCACCTTTTCAGCAATGTGAAGATCTAAACTGCGTCTTGTCTTGAAGCCATGTAAATAAAAACTCAGGAGGAGCTTCCAGATGAATTTCTCTACTTGCTTCTGTGCTTCTTCTGTGGTGAAATATCCACAACCATTTTGCGTCATCTGCTGCATAGTCTATCACTAACTGACAATACTGTTTAACATTAGcattaaaatgaagacaaaaaacattgaCAGCTGAAGTACAAAATAcgttacaaaaataaattaagtgTCATAAGATTCTGGGTTAATATTAATAGTACTTGCTAAATTTAGTAGCTTTAATCTGCCGGCATGCTAATTTGAGGAAGGAGCCACGTGCAAGTTTGTCTTGGAAAATGCCCTCAAATTAAACCAAGCAGGTTAAACAGCTAAACTATTAACCAGATAccacaaaaactgaaaatacaaGAGGTAAAATAAGATGGTTAGAAGGTGGACACCACCGATGGAGTAGACACTGCCTCTGAACAGACCGGAATCACTGCAGTGTTACTCTGCAACAGCAACTTAGAAGAAGGATGGTTCAGTAGAGGCCAGGTCTGCTGAGAAGAAGCTCCTCTCCACGCCGTGTGCATCTCCTATTAGCAGCAGCCAGACACAGACTCATTTTTCACTTCCGCTTGCTCTTGGTGTCTGTTGTCTGGAAGACGCTGGAGGCTGACATCAGATTCTCGATGTACTGACCCAGGACCTGGTTCTCTGACTTCAATTTGAGGTTCTCCTCCTTGACTGCATCCACACGGGCGGACAGGTCTGCGGGGAAAATAGTTCACCCATTTTACTGGGGTCACACCAACGATGCACTTTGTTCCCAGACTCCTCAGATTAGCAGATTGACAGTTCTAAACAGGTTTCGACACACAGTTCTGGGTAGGATAATAATTGCAATGATTGCAGGGTCAGACTGATCAATCCGGCTGATGCACCGCAATGTTAGTAACAAATTGTTCCAGATTAGGATTAGCTCTTAAGAATTAAAAGAGGCACCTGGCATATTGGACACTTCCTGACACACCTTTTTAGATTTGTCAGTTCGGGGTGTAACATTACATTTATCTGTAATGAGACGTTCCACACTAGTCAGAGTTCAGTGCACTCAGGAATCAAACTATGTATGATGGGCAACTTTACATTCCATTTATCGACATTTAACTTTTAACTAAATATTTCTGGCCATTCTTCATAGATGATAACCTGCACTCGCTTGCTTGGACTGTTCAGCTCACACGCTTCCTCTCCCTCCAATGCTTGCCATCCAAGTAAAACCAGATTCACAGTCTGAAAATAACTTTTCAGAACTGAAAACTTTTCATCAACTGACTTCCTGCCGAAATTATCTGCTCAACTCTACCTAAAAACCATCTGgactatagaaaaaaaaataaaaaatactggtTCTGCATAtcttcagtgacacactcagAGACCCTTCAGAGTGGCAGTGCAACACAAGCTGGCATTTGGAACTACTGTGGATTTCATGTTTTGTATCACAATGCTAAGATACATTGGTGGGAAAGTAACAACGCGACACAAACAAGATGCATACGTACCCAAAACCAGCAAGAATGCACAAAAGAAGACATATGATTTCTCCACCagagacatttttatgattattattattattatcacacatTTAACAtgtcactgtttttgtgtgttttttgtatGCAATAGATCAGCTGTAcggaccagatacattttcatttgatattttaTGATGAACTGATTTTCTAATCCATACATTCTGTTGCTAAGATGCACTTTAGAAGATGGGCGGCTGACAAATGCATTTCCTTTGTTATTATTGT includes:
- the LOC128754515 gene encoding short coiled-coil protein A isoform X2, with product MNCDIDGDMENQVEMEEKTRLINQVLELQHTLEDLSARVDAVKEENLKLKSENQVLGQYIENLMSASSVFQTTDTKSKRK